In Dehalococcoidales bacterium, the genomic stretch GATCTTTAAGGCTGGTGGCGATGGAGAGAATAGCCATCACTTCGGAACTTACTGCGATAGCAAAACCAGATTGAGCAAGGAAGCCATCCATCTTGCCACCGAGGCCGATAACTATATCTCTCAAGGCTTGGGCGCAATAATCTATCACCCATTTCATTTCTATATTTCGGGGATCTATATCCAGGCGTTTCAGGTTTCGTTTTGCCAGGAATTCATCGGTGTTTATAAATTCATGCTGAAGCCGGCTGGTTACTGCTACCATAGCAAGATTATGGGCGTTGACCACGCAATCGATATCACCAGTTAAGCCTAGAGAAAACGGGGTTAGGGGAATACATTGCGAAAGACCTCCTCCAGCAGCGCTTCCCTTAATATTAAAGGTTGGGCCTCCCGATGGCTGGCGAATAGCACCGGATACTTTTTTATTTCTTTTTCCTAAACCTTGCACCAAACCAATAGTGGTAGTGCTTTTGCCCTCCCCAAGAGGGGTTGGAGTTATTGCGGTTACATCAATATATCTGGCGTGGGGATTTTCTTTCAGCCGTTCTGTAACGAGCTTGAAATCTAT encodes the following:
- a CDS encoding formate--tetrahydrofolate ligase translates to MVRLDPTQLQDWQIAQEAENSMKPVKQLASEWGVLEHELLPYGHHLGKIDFKLVTERLKENPHARYIDVTAITPTPLGEGKSTTTIGLVQGLGKRNKKVSGAIRQPSGGPTFNIKGSAAGGGLSQCIPLTPFSLGLTGDIDCVVNAHNLAMVAVTSRLQHEFINTDEFLAKRNLKRLDIDPRNIEMKWVIDYCAQALRDIVIGLGGKMDGFLAQSGFAIAVSSEVMAILSIATSLKDLRERMGRIVVAYNKRGEPVTTQDLEVDGAMTAWMVRALNPNLLQTIEGQPVLVHAGPFANIAVGQSSIIADQVALRLSDYHVTESGFGADIGFEKFWNIKCRLSGLKPNCAVVVATVRALKMH